The following are encoded in a window of Roseivirga misakiensis genomic DNA:
- a CDS encoding DUF4097 family beta strand repeat-containing protein, whose product MKKLNIKLSLIAFALILSTGLLAQEYEVEIGNSSATTVIIKEVNRVTVEAYDGKSIVMMNSKGTSRPKRAEGLKALSARGEDNTNIGLNVQKSGNEVTIIQAARRVEGKYTIKVPKDVKVKIQHTGNWEGGKIEVYGVSGEVEVSGRHNAVHLENVTGPALVNTVHGAVTAIFSEFSQSGPTSLVSVYSSVDVTLPSKSKADITIRTPYGEAYSDLEIAFDKTEDMRKVSSTVKGSINGGGVGLEIKSNHGNAYLRKK is encoded by the coding sequence ATGAAAAAGTTAAACATAAAACTAAGCTTAATCGCATTCGCATTGATCCTATCAACTGGATTACTGGCACAAGAATATGAAGTTGAGATAGGCAATTCATCGGCCACAACGGTGATCATAAAAGAAGTCAATAGAGTAACTGTTGAAGCTTATGATGGGAAATCTATTGTGATGATGAACAGTAAAGGTACTTCGCGTCCCAAAAGGGCGGAAGGTCTCAAAGCCTTGAGCGCTAGAGGTGAAGACAACACTAATATTGGTCTCAATGTCCAAAAAAGCGGAAATGAAGTTACGATCATACAAGCTGCTCGGAGAGTGGAAGGAAAATATACCATTAAAGTGCCCAAAGATGTAAAGGTTAAAATCCAGCATACAGGAAACTGGGAAGGTGGTAAAATTGAAGTGTATGGAGTTTCTGGTGAAGTTGAAGTTTCGGGAAGGCACAATGCTGTACACCTAGAAAACGTAACAGGTCCTGCATTAGTCAATACAGTGCACGGCGCTGTAACGGCAATTTTCTCAGAATTTAGCCAGTCTGGTCCAACTTCTTTAGTCTCAGTTTACTCCTCAGTGGATGTGACACTCCCGAGCAAATCAAAGGCAGACATTACCATCAGAACTCCTTACGGTGAGGCTTATTCTGATTTGGAAATAGCATTTGATAAAACGGAAGATATGCGCAAAGTGAGCTCCACAGTGAAAGGTTCAATCAATGGTGGTGGTGTTGGACTAGAGATTAAATCCAACCACGGAAATGCCTACTTGAGAAAGAAGTAA
- a CDS encoding RNA polymerase sigma factor yields MELQEFKTKVLPLKDRLFRIALSMLKSTEEAEDALQDVMAKLWAKRDRLAGYNSIDALAVTIIKNQCLDKLKSIKHKHQLDIQEMEFDSGFISPQRKIELSESMQLMMKAFEGLPEQQRLLITLRDVEGYEYDEIALQTGLAVNNIRVGLSRARKAARQAYLKETSYEGI; encoded by the coding sequence ATGGAGTTGCAAGAGTTTAAAACAAAGGTTCTACCTCTAAAGGATCGGCTGTTTAGAATTGCCTTAAGTATGCTTAAGTCTACGGAAGAAGCCGAGGATGCTTTACAGGATGTTATGGCTAAGCTTTGGGCGAAGCGTGATCGGCTGGCCGGATATAATAGTATCGATGCTCTTGCAGTGACAATTATAAAAAACCAATGTTTGGATAAACTGAAGTCTATAAAGCATAAACATCAGTTGGACATTCAGGAAATGGAATTTGACTCTGGTTTTATAAGTCCTCAGCGGAAAATTGAATTGAGCGAAAGCATGCAACTCATGATGAAAGCGTTTGAAGGCTTGCCAGAACAACAGCGGTTACTGATTACCCTGAGAGATGTTGAAGGGTATGAATACGATGAGATTGCATTACAGACTGGATTGGCAGTGAATAATATAAGAGTAGGACTCTCCAGAGCAAGAAAAGCCGCAAGGCAAGCTTATTTAAAAGAGACGAGTTATGAAGGGATATAA
- a CDS encoding YdcF family protein yields the protein MFFVLSKILAFFVLPITWVIGLFVYSVWTKNTKWKKRCFWTGLILLLFFSNRYISNRAMLIWEYDPVPMEEVGNYDVAIVFSGVTKGSKTPRDRVYFNHGADRITHALQLYNDGKIKHIVVSGGLGFQQISNSFAANRLASFLKMAGVPEKDITVEPNAANTYENAVETAEILERDFPNQKYLLITSSFHMKRAKLCLEKQGVTFDIFPAGFHTMRPTTKIDDLFFPRAEAIMNWELMVKEWVGLATYKLMGYI from the coding sequence ATGTTTTTTGTTCTATCTAAAATACTAGCCTTTTTTGTACTTCCTATCACCTGGGTTATAGGGCTCTTTGTCTATTCCGTATGGACAAAAAACACGAAGTGGAAAAAACGTTGTTTTTGGACTGGTTTAATTTTGCTACTATTCTTCTCTAACAGATATATCAGCAATCGCGCGATGTTGATTTGGGAATACGATCCCGTACCTATGGAGGAAGTCGGGAATTATGATGTGGCAATTGTATTCTCTGGGGTTACTAAAGGCAGTAAAACACCGCGAGACAGGGTCTACTTTAACCACGGTGCCGATCGTATTACTCATGCTTTGCAGCTTTACAACGATGGGAAGATAAAACACATAGTGGTGAGTGGTGGCCTTGGTTTTCAACAGATTAGCAACAGTTTTGCTGCCAACAGATTAGCTTCTTTTTTGAAAATGGCGGGTGTGCCAGAAAAAGATATTACCGTAGAACCGAATGCGGCAAATACCTATGAAAATGCCGTAGAAACTGCTGAAATTTTGGAGCGTGACTTTCCAAATCAAAAATATTTACTCATCACTTCTAGTTTTCATATGAAACGCGCTAAGTTGTGTTTAGAGAAGCAAGGAGTGACTTTCGATATATTTCCAGCAGGTTTCCATACCATGCGCCCAACAACTAAAATTGATGATCTGTTTTTCCCGAGGGCAGAAGCGATTATGAATTGGGAGCTTATGGTTAAGGAATGGGTAGGCTTAGCTACTTATAAACTGATGGGGTATATATGA
- a CDS encoding DUF4097 family beta strand repeat-containing protein, translating to MRNIIVLLLMIMSSALIAQVDHLEKTLPLDGRRVRIDVDLATNVTIGTWDKDEVQVKVTYEINGGALNKAVQIDLEELKSRIELDLEIDMDMINDSDYESCEGDNSHTWGNRNNNKICSDIVVEVLLPQKTEVEIETVIADVEIRGVFEEMDVKTVTGDINITWPEKKGAEIELKTVNGDIYTNFDLSAIQDRGLPMISSHKISTTHKSGESYLRLETVTSNIYLKKG from the coding sequence ATGAGAAATATAATTGTGCTTTTACTAATGATTATGAGTAGCGCTCTTATTGCTCAAGTAGATCATTTAGAGAAAACGTTGCCACTAGATGGCCGTCGAGTACGGATTGATGTTGATTTAGCCACTAATGTGACGATCGGTACGTGGGATAAGGATGAGGTACAGGTCAAGGTTACTTATGAAATAAATGGAGGAGCGCTGAACAAGGCAGTTCAAATAGATCTGGAAGAATTAAAGAGTCGTATTGAGCTTGACCTTGAAATTGATATGGACATGATCAATGATTCTGATTATGAGAGCTGTGAAGGTGATAATTCGCACACTTGGGGTAATAGAAACAACAATAAAATTTGCTCAGACATCGTCGTTGAAGTGCTTTTGCCTCAGAAAACGGAGGTAGAAATAGAAACGGTTATTGCCGATGTTGAAATAAGGGGAGTCTTTGAAGAAATGGATGTGAAAACGGTCACGGGCGATATCAATATTACATGGCCCGAGAAGAAAGGCGCAGAGATAGAACTAAAGACGGTAAACGGTGACATTTACACGAACTTCGATTTAAGTGCTATTCAAGATAGAGGCTTGCCGATGATAAGTAGCCATAAAATCTCGACTACCCATAAATCAGGCGAAAGTTACCTTAGACTTGAAACAGTTACGAGTAACATCTACTTGAAAAAGGGGTGA
- a CDS encoding OmpA family protein, which translates to MRNYLIILMLGIFSMSSYAQTQDDPWWVNIELTNNKFSYRFWEGLYDFGQLDNAGFRVGVDRYISKSFDAEFGFSHGKLQYENTFQSTLTDLDLRLVYKLANGYIFKEDSKISPFVFAGLGLNWFNDIDGFFTQFEEGTHANMPLGAGIEFKVTEGASITTKAAYNNSFQDTPRYMQYSLGVSFSLGKKKDSDGDGIFDKEDACPNQAGPAENKGCPWPDSDGDGVLDKDDACPSEAGTLNGCPDSDGDGIKDSEDKCPKVAGVAAFGGCPDTDGDGVQDSEDECPTVAGTLNGCPDNDGDGVKNSDDRCPEVAGTLNGCPDSDGDGIRDQDDTCPQIAGIAANNGCPEVKEEVKKALELAVKNIQFNSGSDVLKTSSYASLNQVAELMKEDTTFNLELSGYTDNTGRADSNLELSKRRANAVKAYLEGQGIESNRLQAEGYGIANPVADNATREGRAANRRVELKIVFN; encoded by the coding sequence ATGCGTAACTACTTAATCATTTTAATGCTGGGAATTTTTTCAATGTCTTCCTATGCGCAAACTCAAGACGATCCATGGTGGGTCAATATTGAGTTAACTAACAACAAATTTAGCTATCGATTTTGGGAAGGCCTCTATGACTTCGGTCAGTTAGATAATGCTGGCTTTAGAGTGGGAGTGGATAGATACATTTCTAAAAGCTTTGATGCTGAGTTTGGTTTTTCTCATGGTAAACTACAGTATGAGAATACTTTTCAAAGCACACTAACCGATTTAGACTTAAGACTTGTCTACAAATTAGCGAACGGATATATTTTTAAGGAAGATTCTAAAATTTCTCCATTCGTATTTGCTGGATTAGGTCTTAACTGGTTTAACGATATCGATGGATTCTTTACTCAATTTGAGGAAGGAACTCATGCGAACATGCCACTTGGTGCTGGAATCGAGTTCAAAGTAACGGAAGGGGCAAGCATAACAACAAAGGCAGCCTACAATAATAGCTTCCAAGATACGCCTAGATACATGCAATATTCTTTGGGCGTTTCTTTTTCACTAGGTAAGAAAAAGGATTCAGATGGTGACGGAATCTTCGATAAAGAAGATGCATGTCCTAATCAAGCGGGTCCTGCAGAAAACAAAGGATGTCCGTGGCCTGATTCAGACGGAGACGGTGTGTTAGATAAAGATGACGCGTGTCCTAGTGAGGCAGGTACCTTAAATGGTTGCCCTGATTCTGACGGAGATGGTATAAAAGATAGCGAAGATAAATGCCCTAAAGTTGCTGGTGTAGCTGCATTTGGCGGATGCCCTGACACGGATGGCGACGGTGTACAAGACTCAGAAGATGAGTGTCCGACTGTTGCAGGAACGTTAAACGGATGTCCTGACAACGATGGCGACGGTGTGAAGAATAGTGATGATAGATGTCCTGAAGTTGCAGGTACTTTAAATGGTTGTCCAGATTCCGATGGTGATGGCATCAGAGATCAGGATGATACATGTCCGCAAATAGCAGGTATTGCAGCCAATAACGGTTGTCCTGAAGTGAAAGAGGAAGTTAAGAAGGCATTAGAGCTTGCTGTTAAAAATATCCAATTCAATAGCGGTAGTGATGTGTTAAAAACTTCGTCATATGCTTCACTTAATCAAGTGGCTGAGCTAATGAAAGAGGATACAACTTTCAACTTAGAATTAAGCGGATACACTGATAATACAGGTAGAGCAGACAGCAACTTAGAACTATCTAAGAGAAGGGCCAATGCTGTGAAAGCTTACTTAGAAGGTCAGGGTATTGAATCTAATAGGTTGCAGGCAGAGGGTTATGGAATTGCTAACCCAGTAGCTGATAACGCTACAAGAGAAGGAAGAGCCGCTAATAGAAGAGTGGAATTGAAAATAGTATTCAACTAG
- a CDS encoding ArsR/SmtB family transcription factor, whose product MERQLDHERVEKIAFVLKTIAHPMRVAIIDMLSANDKKSVNDIAGYLGLEQSLTSHHLANMKMKGVLGSKREGKNIFYYLKMKEAPELIKILEDVNVMVF is encoded by the coding sequence ATGGAGAGGCAACTTGACCACGAGAGAGTTGAGAAGATTGCATTCGTTCTCAAAACAATAGCGCACCCTATGCGGGTTGCGATCATTGATATGCTTAGTGCTAACGATAAAAAGTCCGTTAACGACATCGCCGGATATCTCGGTTTAGAACAATCACTTACATCACATCATTTGGCTAATATGAAAATGAAGGGCGTTCTCGGTAGTAAGCGAGAGGGTAAAAACATTTTCTATTATTTAAAAATGAAAGAAGCACCAGAATTGATTAAGATTCTGGAGGATGTAAACGTGATGGTTTTTTGA
- a CDS encoding HEAT repeat domain-containing protein: MKGYKDIEKLIEQYYNGDTSLEEELQLQTFFEGEDIPDHLKSYQDQFLAMTYMNSVKSELSEDDLFAKLENDTPVVAMKPSNRIWFYRIAAGVALVLSGVWFGNQLRPNDGMEKMQAQLDEMKSLMFSQLESSSASGRLQAVSSSMAFEEADEETVDVLIATLKNDESMHVRSKAASALTKFGSNKKAREALRDALLQELEPAVQITLIDCLVSLKEKSSIETFQQLSNDEKVLKEVKEEAYLGIFRLKEL, from the coding sequence ATGAAGGGATATAAGGACATAGAAAAGCTCATTGAGCAATATTATAACGGGGATACTTCTCTTGAAGAAGAATTGCAACTCCAAACTTTCTTTGAAGGAGAGGATATTCCCGACCATTTAAAGTCATATCAAGATCAATTCTTGGCAATGACCTATATGAACAGTGTAAAAAGTGAGTTGAGCGAAGACGACCTTTTTGCAAAACTGGAAAATGATACTCCAGTTGTAGCGATGAAACCCTCAAACCGTATTTGGTTCTACCGAATAGCGGCAGGTGTAGCACTTGTTTTATCTGGTGTTTGGTTTGGCAATCAGTTACGGCCAAATGATGGAATGGAGAAAATGCAAGCACAACTGGACGAAATGAAGTCGCTTATGTTCAGCCAGTTAGAAAGTAGTTCAGCGAGTGGTAGGTTACAGGCTGTAAGTAGTTCAATGGCTTTTGAAGAAGCCGATGAAGAAACGGTTGACGTGCTAATTGCCACTCTCAAAAATGATGAGAGTATGCATGTTCGCTCTAAGGCAGCCAGTGCATTGACCAAGTTTGGCTCAAATAAGAAAGCAAGGGAAGCACTCAGAGATGCCTTGTTACAAGAACTCGAACCAGCTGTTCAAATCACGCTAATAGACTGTCTGGTTTCATTAAAAGAAAAGTCATCGATAGAAACTTTTCAGCAACTGAGTAATGATGAAAAAGTACTAAAAGAAGTAAAAGAAGAGGCTTATCTGGGCATATTCCGACTCAAAGAATTATAA
- a CDS encoding metallophosphoesterase family protein: MNKIGLISDTHSFLDDRVFTYFKDCDEVWHAGDIGDPYVLDQLEEFKPVRAVFGNIDNQSLRARIPEVQSFTIDGLKVFMIHIGGTPPRYAKGVKSQLLEERPQLFICGHSHILKVMPDQNLNKMLYMNPGAAGHHGFHRERTLLRFSINESKISDLEVIELGKRGRN; encoded by the coding sequence ATGAATAAAATTGGTTTAATCTCAGACACTCACAGTTTTCTGGACGATAGGGTCTTTACTTATTTCAAAGATTGTGATGAAGTATGGCATGCTGGCGACATCGGGGACCCGTATGTCTTGGATCAACTTGAAGAATTTAAACCCGTACGTGCTGTTTTCGGGAATATTGATAACCAGAGCCTCAGAGCAAGAATCCCCGAAGTACAGTCTTTTACCATAGATGGGCTAAAAGTATTTATGATTCACATAGGCGGTACACCTCCTCGATATGCCAAAGGGGTCAAATCTCAATTACTAGAGGAACGACCTCAGCTGTTTATTTGCGGCCATAGTCATATACTTAAAGTTATGCCCGACCAAAACTTAAACAAGATGCTTTATATGAACCCTGGAGCAGCCGGACACCATGGATTTCATAGAGAAAGAACACTTCTGAGGTTTAGTATTAATGAGAGTAAAATATCCGATCTAGAAGTAATCGAATTAGGAAAAAGAGGTAGAAACTAA